The Pseudofrankia inefficax genome window below encodes:
- a CDS encoding PP2C family protein-serine/threonine phosphatase, producing MLPLLTLAAVMGVELSTRQWTYIGYTVLVPMVGANLAGPRLTSIFAGLALAAGGFSVWWEDLWDPSHGGVPALTARMVGILVGGAMAVLASRYNTGRETKLANMTQVAEAAQRTILSDMPASSATGLRLAVRYESAATEAMVGGDLYEMVDSPWGTRLLLGDARGKGLDAVRLASRVLGCFRVVARARPDVGIIVADLDSEVRSSAGLDDFVTAIAVELGPNQLTLVNAGHPDPVLWRDGHARLLAPPERQPPLGLGAAAVGALTVRLRPGDRLLLYTDGIAEARDRAGAFFPLLTAASQELGRAGSLEQALGRLVRTVQDWTGHGLHDDMALLAVEVPPDLGPSHRIDAGGRRRR from the coding sequence GTGCTCCCGCTCCTGACCCTGGCCGCCGTGATGGGCGTCGAGCTCAGCACCCGGCAGTGGACCTACATCGGGTACACCGTGCTGGTCCCCATGGTCGGCGCGAACCTCGCCGGGCCACGGTTGACCTCGATCTTCGCCGGTCTCGCGCTCGCCGCGGGTGGGTTCTCGGTCTGGTGGGAGGACCTCTGGGATCCGTCGCACGGCGGGGTGCCGGCGCTGACCGCCCGCATGGTCGGAATCCTCGTCGGCGGGGCGATGGCCGTCCTCGCCAGCCGCTACAACACGGGCCGCGAGACGAAGCTCGCCAACATGACGCAGGTCGCCGAGGCGGCGCAGCGCACGATCCTCTCGGACATGCCCGCGAGCTCGGCCACGGGACTGCGCCTCGCCGTCCGCTATGAGAGCGCCGCGACCGAGGCGATGGTCGGCGGTGACCTGTACGAGATGGTCGACAGCCCCTGGGGGACGCGGCTGCTGCTCGGCGACGCTCGGGGCAAGGGACTGGACGCGGTGCGGCTCGCCAGCCGGGTGCTGGGCTGTTTCCGGGTCGTCGCCCGTGCCAGGCCCGATGTCGGCATCATCGTGGCGGATCTCGACAGCGAGGTCCGCTCGTCGGCTGGGCTGGACGACTTCGTGACCGCCATCGCCGTCGAGCTCGGCCCGAACCAGCTCACGCTCGTCAACGCCGGCCACCCCGACCCGGTGCTGTGGCGCGACGGCCACGCCCGGCTGCTCGCCCCGCCGGAACGCCAGCCGCCGCTCGGGCTCGGCGCCGCCGCGGTCGGCGCGCTGACCGTCAGGCTGCGGCCCGGTGACCGCCTGCTCCTCTACACCGACGGGATCGCCGAGGCGCGCGACCGGGCCGGAGCCTTCTTCCCGCTGCTGACCGCCGCCAGCCAGGAGCTCGGCCGGGCAGGCTCGCTCGAACAGGCACTGGGGCGACTGGTCCGGACGGTCCAGGACTGGACCGGCCACGGCTTGCACGACGACATGGCCCTGCTGGCGGTCGAGGTGCCGCCGGACCTGGGCCCATCACACCGAATCGACGCAGGAGGACGGAGGCGACGGTGA
- a CDS encoding AMP-binding protein has protein sequence MAPSLTELGVRLPEPVLDHRPGEPVPEAEFIEAAMRWHFDPATGSPFWLRVADQLGFDPRRDVHSVADLAKFPNLVDLLREIPAHDLIPRGYGPDPGITGVYDSGGTTGPPKRVVFLDDWMDWLNDYLTADMTARGYPTGVDWLAVTPSGPHMFGAFLERAVRRVGRMRFTIDLDPRWVKRSIAEGRPDEADRYAEHLVDQATHVLTAQDIRIMVITPPLLERLARREDLVELVNAKVRIIEWGGAHLDADSRYLYMTEIFPEVALYGRYGSTMILGAAVERLGITAQDRCVFDPPSPYITFSVVDPDTGRPVEYGARGQVVMNHVSRSALLPNNLERDEATRVEPVPGSIQIGDSVADVAPLREFGGGTVIEGVY, from the coding sequence ATGGCACCATCTCTGACCGAGCTGGGGGTGCGCCTGCCTGAGCCGGTGCTCGACCACCGGCCGGGCGAACCGGTACCGGAGGCCGAGTTCATCGAGGCCGCGATGCGCTGGCACTTCGACCCGGCCACCGGCTCGCCGTTCTGGCTGCGGGTGGCCGACCAGCTGGGCTTCGACCCGCGGCGCGACGTGCACAGCGTCGCCGACCTGGCGAAGTTCCCCAACCTGGTCGACCTGCTGCGCGAGATCCCGGCCCATGACCTCATCCCCCGCGGCTACGGCCCGGACCCGGGGATCACCGGGGTGTACGACAGCGGCGGCACGACCGGGCCGCCCAAGCGGGTCGTCTTCCTCGACGACTGGATGGACTGGCTGAACGACTACCTCACGGCCGACATGACCGCCCGCGGCTACCCCACCGGCGTCGACTGGCTGGCGGTGACGCCGAGCGGCCCGCACATGTTCGGCGCCTTCCTCGAACGGGCCGTTCGCCGGGTCGGACGGATGAGGTTCACCATCGACCTTGACCCCCGCTGGGTGAAGCGGTCCATCGCCGAGGGCCGGCCCGACGAGGCCGACCGCTACGCCGAGCACCTCGTCGACCAGGCCACGCATGTGCTCACGGCGCAGGACATCCGGATCATGGTCATCACACCCCCGCTGCTGGAGCGACTGGCCCGCCGCGAGGACCTGGTGGAGCTCGTCAACGCCAAGGTGCGGATCATCGAATGGGGCGGCGCGCACCTCGACGCGGACAGCCGCTACCTGTACATGACCGAGATCTTCCCCGAGGTCGCGCTCTACGGCCGCTACGGCAGCACGATGATCCTCGGCGCCGCCGTCGAGCGCCTCGGGATCACGGCGCAGGACCGGTGCGTGTTCGACCCGCCGTCGCCCTACATCACCTTCTCGGTGGTCGACCCGGACACCGGCCGGCCGGTCGAGTACGGCGCCCGCGGGCAGGTCGTGATGAACCACGTCAGCCGGTCCGCGCTGCTGCCGAACAACCTGGAGCGTGACGAGGCCACCCGCGTCGAGCCGGTGCCGGGGTCCATCCAGATCGGCGACTCGGTCGCCGACGTCGCGCCGCTGCGGGAGTTCGGCGGCGGGACCGTCATCGAGGGGGTGTACTGA